Proteins found in one Haemorhous mexicanus isolate bHaeMex1 chromosome 23, bHaeMex1.pri, whole genome shotgun sequence genomic segment:
- the CAMTA1 gene encoding calmodulin-binding transcription activator 1 isoform X6, which yields MSILERLEQMERRMAEMTGSQQHKQGVGGGSNGNGNSGTQVQCVSGTGTLGSCFESRVVVVCEKMMSRACWAKSKHLIHSKTFRGMTLLHLAAAQGYATLIQTLIKWRTKHADSIDLELEVDPLNVDHFSCTPLMWACALGHMDAAVVLYKWDRRAISIPDSLGRLPLAIARSRGHVKLAECLEQLQRDEQTQLGQNPRIQCPSSTDSNTESWVSQWHSELVASQEPQKGVTVISSTNTELRRPRSEPSSYYSSETQKDYPAPKKHKLSPEYFQARQEKLLSTALSLEQPSIRKQNSSSKQSSTETISPSEGLRDYGRELSQHIPEVPGYRGSGSQAGIKWNPKDIYIGVSAVQVAGSQKGTALGKEAVAHRLRQREQMNVLMMADREMVDAELLSYRDSAGDEDCLHHMDELQVNMMTLAEHIIEATPDRIKRENFVPMESLLVERTDSAAMSTTMSWLASYLADVDHLPSAAQIRSLYSEPLTPSSNTSLSPAGSPISEIAFEKPSLPSAADWSEFLSASTSEKVENEFAQLTLSDHEQRELYEAAKLVQTVFRKYKGRPLREQQEVAAAVIQRCYRKYKQLTWIALKYALYKKMTQAAILIQSKFRSYYEQKKFQQSRRAALLIQQYYRSYKECGKRRQNRRAATIVQQKLRSSLLTKKQDQAARKIMRFLRRCRHRVKELKKAKELEDTQQHPVAM from the exons ATGTCCATACTGGAGCGACTGGAGCAGATGGAGAGGAGAATGGCTGAAATGACAGGCTCCCAGCAACACAAACAAGGAGTAGGAGGCGGGAgcaatgggaatgggaacagtgGAACACAGGTGCAG TGCGTTTCTGGGACTGGGACCCTGGGCAGCTGCTTTGAGAGCCGTGTGGTGGTGGTGTGTGAGAAGATGATGAGTCGTGCGTGCTGGGCGAAGTCCAAACACTTGATCCACTCAAAGACTTTCCGAGGAATGACCCTGCTCCatctggctgctgcccagggctaTGCTACTCTCATCCAGACCCTCATCAAGTGGCG CACCAAACATGCAGACAGCATTGATCTGGAGCTGGAAGTTGACCCTTTGAATGTGGATCATTTCTCCTGCACTCCTCTG atgTGGGCCTGTGCCCTGGGCCACATGGATGCAGCTGTTGTGCTGTACAAGTGGGACCGCCGAGCCATCTCCATCCCGGACTCCCTCGGGAGGCTGCCCCTGGCCATCGCTCGCTCTCGGGGCCACGTCAAGTTGGCAGAGTGCTTGGAGCAGCTACAGCGAGATGAGCAAACTCAGCTTGGGCAAAACCCCAGGATTCAGTGCCCCTCGAGCACAGACTCCAACACAGAGAGCTGggtgtcccagtggcacagtgAGCTTGTTGCCTCTCAGGAGCCTCAGAAGGGAGTCACAGTGATTTCCAGTACAAACACAG AGCTGAGGCGGCCAAGATCAGAACCTTCCAGCTATTACAGTAGTGAGACTCAGAAAGATTACCCTGCACCCAAAAAGCATAAGCTGAGCCCTGAGTATTTTCAAGCCCGGCAAGAGAAGCTGCTTTCCACTGCACTGAGCCTGGAACAGCCAAGCATTAGGAAGCAGAACTCCAGCTCCAAGCAATCCTCCACTGAGACAATCAGCCCCAGTGAAGGGCTGAGGGACTATGGCCGGGAGctctcccagcacatcccagaagTTCCTGGGTACCGGGGCTCTGGCAGCCAAGCAGGCATCAAATGGAACCCAAAAGACATTTATATTGGTGTGTCTGCAGTGCAGGTGGCAGGGAGCCAGaagggcactgccctggggaaggaggCTGTGGCCCATCGGCTCCGCCAGCGGGAGCAGATGAATGTGTTGATGATGGCCGACAGGGAGATGGTGGATGCAGAACTCTTGTCCTACAGGGACAGCGCAGGGGATGAGGACTGTTTACACCACATGGATGAACTGCAG GTGAACATGATGACACTTGCAGAGCACATTATTGAAGCTACGCCTGACAGGATCAAGCGAGAGAATTTTGTGCCAATGGAGTCGCTGCTGGTGGAGAGGACAGACAGTGCTGCCATGAGCACCACCATGAGCTGGCTGGCCAGTTACCTTGCTGATGTTGATCACTTGCCCAGTGCTGCACAGATCAG AAGTCTGTATAGTGAACCCCTGACCCCTTCTTCGAACACCAGCTTGAGCCCTGCAGGCTCACCAATCAGTGAAATAGCTTTTGAGAAACCCAGCCTTCCCTCGGCAGCAGACTGGTCTGAATTTCTGAGTGCATCCACCAGCGAGAAGGTAGAAAATGAGTTTGCACAGTTAACTCTGTCTGATCATGAGCAGAGAGAACTCTATGAAGCTGCCAAACTCGTCCAGACAGTATTCAGGAAATACAAG GGTCGTCCTCTCCGGGAACAGCaggaggtggctgctgctgttattcAGCGTTGCTACCGAAAGTACAAACAG CTTACTTGGATAGCCTTGAAG TATGCACTTTATAAAAAGATGACGCAAGCTGCCATTCTTATCCAGAGCAAATTCCGAAGTTACTACGAGCAGAAAAAGTTCCAGCAGAGCCGCCGGGCGGCGCTGCTGATCCAGCAGTACTACCGCAGCTACAAGGAGTGCGGCAAGAGGAGGCAGAACCGCCGGGCAGCCACCATCGTGCAGCAGAAACTCAG AAGCAGTCTGCTTACCAAGAAGCAGGATCAAGCTGCTCGCAAGATTATGCGGTTTTTACGACGCTGCCGCCACAG
- the CAMTA1 gene encoding calmodulin-binding transcription activator 1 isoform X1, which yields MILYNRKKVKYRKDGYCWKKRKDGKTTREDHMKLKVQGVECLYGCYVHSSIIPTFHRRCYWLLQNPDIVLVHYLNVPAIEDCGKPCGPILCSINTDKKEWAKWTKEELIGQLKPMFHGIKWTCSNGNSSSGFSVEQLVQQILDSHQTKPQPRTHNCLCTGTLGAGSSVHHKCNSAKHRIISPKVEPRTGGYSTHSEVQNNDVSEGKNEHSHGKASSREKRNGKVAKPVLLHQNSTEVSSTNQVEVPDTTQNSPVSISSGLNSDPDMADSPAVTGVSSMAVASVMGSLSQSATVFMSEVTSEAVYTMSPTSGPNQHLLSSDAAAQGLVLAVSSDGHKFAFPTTGSSESLSMLPSTVSEELVLSTTLEGNRKIPETTMNFDPDCFLNNPKQGQTYGGGGMKSDSINTNIRQSPTTERSFNFNTTLTKEIKTEDTSFEQQMSKEAFSSTSASNTLTLSTGSGLLPSGGGLSPSTTLEQMDFSAIDSNKDYSSSFNQTVQSPHVHQTPSPSFFLQDASKPLPLEQNTHNNLNDTGSSFVNTLGISNVKTESSSQTTSNCNGTVETRIESTSSLQLMQFQANFQAMTAEAEVPMETSQQAEGNENLLKSGDLQACNTEHYLQPEANGGIRNGNNLPILQGNMVQGLYPVAHPSLNNSSNMELNLDHFDISFSNQFSDLINDFISVEGGSNALYGHQLVSGDSAGLSQPEDSNRATYNQAEMCIPCCSPQQANMQLSSTENGASTMAYMHVAEVVSAAAAQGTLGLLQQSGRLFMVTDYSPEWSYPEGGVKVLITGPWQEASNNYSCLFDQISVPASLIQPGVLRCYCPAHDTGLVTLQVAFNNQIISNSVVFEYKARALPTLPSSQHDWLSLDDNQFRMSILERLEQMERRMAEMTGSQQHKQGVGGGSNGNGNSGTQVQCVSGTGTLGSCFESRVVVVCEKMMSRACWAKSKHLIHSKTFRGMTLLHLAAAQGYATLIQTLIKWRTKHADSIDLELEVDPLNVDHFSCTPLMWACALGHMDAAVVLYKWDRRAISIPDSLGRLPLAIARSRGHVKLAECLEQLQRDEQTQLGQNPRIQCPSSTDSNTESWVSQWHSELVASQEPQKGVTVISSTNTELRRPRSEPSSYYSSETQKDYPAPKKHKLSPEYFQARQEKLLSTALSLEQPSIRKQNSSSKQSSTETISPSEGLRDYGRELSQHIPEVPGYRGSGSQAGIKWNPKDIYIGVSAVQVAGSQKGTALGKEAVAHRLRQREQMNVLMMADREMVDAELLSYRDSAGDEDCLHHMDELQVNMMTLAEHIIEATPDRIKRENFVPMESLLVERTDSAAMSTTMSWLASYLADVDHLPSAAQIRSLYSEPLTPSSNTSLSPAGSPISEIAFEKPSLPSAADWSEFLSASTSEKVENEFAQLTLSDHEQRELYEAAKLVQTVFRKYKGRPLREQQEVAAAVIQRCYRKYKQLTWIALKYALYKKMTQAAILIQSKFRSYYEQKKFQQSRRAALLIQQYYRSYKECGKRRQNRRAATIVQQKLRSSLLTKKQDQAARKIMRFLRRCRHRVKELKKAKELEDTQQHPVAM from the exons TTCATGGCATCAAGTGGACATGCAGCAATGGCAACAGCAGTTCAGGGTTCTCAGTGGAGCAGCTCGTGCAGCAGATCCTCGACAGCCACCAGACCAAGCCCCAGCCTCGAACACACAACTGTCTCTGCACTGGTACCTTGG GGGCAGGAAGCAGTGTGCATCACAAGTGTAACAGTGCCAAACACCGCATCATATCACCAAAGGTTGAACCAAGGACAGGTGGGTACAGCACTCATTCAGAGGTACAAAATAATGATGTCTCTGAAGGCAAGAACGAGCACAGCCATGGCAAGGCCTCCAGCCGAGAGAAGAGGAACGGCAAAGTGGCAAAACCAGTGTTGCTCCATCAAAACAGCACTGAGGTTTCTTCTACCAACCAGGTGGAGGTCCCTGACACAACCCAGAATTCTCCTGTGTCCATCAGCAGTGGGTTAAACAGCGACCCAGATATGGCAGATAGCCCAGCTGTCACTGGTGTGTCCAGTATGGCTGTAGCATCAGTTATGGGAAGTTTGTCACAAAGTGCCACCGTATTTATGTCAGAAGTCACCAGTGAAGCTGTGTACACGATGTCACCCACATCTGGCCCAAATCAGCACCTTCTGTCCTCAGATGCAGCTGCACAAGGACTGGTACTTGCTGTGAGTTCAGATGGACACAAGTTTGCTTTTCCAACAACTGGCAGTTCAGAGAGCTTGTCTATGCTACCCAGCACTGTCTCTGAGGAACTTGTGCTCTCCACAACTCTAGAAGGAAATAGGAAAATTCCAGAAACCACCATGAATTTTGACCCAGACTGTTTTCTTAACAATCCCAAGCAAGGGCAGACTTATGGTGGAGGAGGTATGAAAAGTGACAGCATCAATACCAACATAAGGCAGTCACCCACAACAGAACGTAGCTTCAACTTCAATACAACCctcacaaaagaaattaaaactgagGACACATCTTTCGAACAACAGATGTCCAAAGAAGCATTTTCCTCCACTTCTGCATCTAACACTCTCACACTCAGTACTGGTTCAGGTTTACTTCCATCTGGAGGAGGTCTGAGCCCAAGTACCACCCTGGAGCAGATGGACTTCAGTGCCATTGACTCCAACAAGGACTATTCTTCCAGCTTCAATCAGACCGTCCAGAGCCCTCACGTCCATCAGACCCCTTCCCCCAGCTTCTTTCTGCAGGATGCCAGCAAACCTCTTCCCCTTGAACAAAACACTCACAACAATTTGAATGACACAGGTAGCTCATTTGTGAACACGTTAGGAATCTCCAATGTGAAAACAGAGTCCTCGTCCCAAACCACGTCCAACTGTAACGGCACAGTGGAAACCAGAATAGAGTCCACCTCTTCTCTCCAGCTCATGCAGTTCCAAGCAAACTTCCAGGCTATGACTGCAGAAGCTGAAGTTCCCATGGAGACCTCCCAGCaggcagaaggaaatgaaaatctACTTAAATCAGGGGATCTTCAAGCCTGCAACACAGAACACTACTTGCAGCCTGAGGCCAACGGGGGTATCAGGAATGGAAACAACCTCCCTATTCTCCAAGGAAACATGGTACAAGGACTCTATCCTGTGGCCCATCCTAGCTTAAATAACTCCTCCAACATGGAGCTTAACTTAGACCACTTTGACATCTCCTTCAGCAACCAGTTTTCTGATCTAATTAACGATTTCATATCGGTAGAAGGTGGGAGCAATGCTCTGTATGGACACCAGCTGGTGTCAGGTGACAGTGCTGGACTGTCTCAGCCTGAAGACAGTAACAGAGCGACGTACAACCAGGCCGAGATGTGCATTCCTTGCTGCAGCCCTCAGCAAGCCAACATGCAGCTGAGCAGCACGGAGAACGGAGCCAGCACCATGGCATACATGCACGTGGCTGAGGTGGTCTcggcagctgcagcacaaggcactttggggctgctgcagcagagtggGCGCTTGTTCATGGTGACAGATTATTCACCAGAATGGTCTTACCCTGAG GGAGGAGTAAAAGTCCTGATTACCGGCCCGTGGCAGGAAGCCAGCAATAATTACAGCTGTCTGTTTGATCAGATCTCAGTGCCTGCATCTTTAATTCAGCCAGGGGTACTGCGCTGCTACTGCCCAG CTCATGACACTGGGCTTGTGACTTTGCAAGTTGCCTTCAACAATCAGATCATCTCCAATTCTGTGGTATTTGAATATAAAGCCAGAGCTCTGCCAACCCTGCCTTCCTCCCAGCATGACTGGCTGTCCTTGGACG ATAACCAGTTCAGGATGTCCATACTGGAGCGACTGGAGCAGATGGAGAGGAGAATGGCTGAAATGACAGGCTCCCAGCAACACAAACAAGGAGTAGGAGGCGGGAgcaatgggaatgggaacagtgGAACACAGGTGCAG TGCGTTTCTGGGACTGGGACCCTGGGCAGCTGCTTTGAGAGCCGTGTGGTGGTGGTGTGTGAGAAGATGATGAGTCGTGCGTGCTGGGCGAAGTCCAAACACTTGATCCACTCAAAGACTTTCCGAGGAATGACCCTGCTCCatctggctgctgcccagggctaTGCTACTCTCATCCAGACCCTCATCAAGTGGCG CACCAAACATGCAGACAGCATTGATCTGGAGCTGGAAGTTGACCCTTTGAATGTGGATCATTTCTCCTGCACTCCTCTG atgTGGGCCTGTGCCCTGGGCCACATGGATGCAGCTGTTGTGCTGTACAAGTGGGACCGCCGAGCCATCTCCATCCCGGACTCCCTCGGGAGGCTGCCCCTGGCCATCGCTCGCTCTCGGGGCCACGTCAAGTTGGCAGAGTGCTTGGAGCAGCTACAGCGAGATGAGCAAACTCAGCTTGGGCAAAACCCCAGGATTCAGTGCCCCTCGAGCACAGACTCCAACACAGAGAGCTGggtgtcccagtggcacagtgAGCTTGTTGCCTCTCAGGAGCCTCAGAAGGGAGTCACAGTGATTTCCAGTACAAACACAG AGCTGAGGCGGCCAAGATCAGAACCTTCCAGCTATTACAGTAGTGAGACTCAGAAAGATTACCCTGCACCCAAAAAGCATAAGCTGAGCCCTGAGTATTTTCAAGCCCGGCAAGAGAAGCTGCTTTCCACTGCACTGAGCCTGGAACAGCCAAGCATTAGGAAGCAGAACTCCAGCTCCAAGCAATCCTCCACTGAGACAATCAGCCCCAGTGAAGGGCTGAGGGACTATGGCCGGGAGctctcccagcacatcccagaagTTCCTGGGTACCGGGGCTCTGGCAGCCAAGCAGGCATCAAATGGAACCCAAAAGACATTTATATTGGTGTGTCTGCAGTGCAGGTGGCAGGGAGCCAGaagggcactgccctggggaaggaggCTGTGGCCCATCGGCTCCGCCAGCGGGAGCAGATGAATGTGTTGATGATGGCCGACAGGGAGATGGTGGATGCAGAACTCTTGTCCTACAGGGACAGCGCAGGGGATGAGGACTGTTTACACCACATGGATGAACTGCAG GTGAACATGATGACACTTGCAGAGCACATTATTGAAGCTACGCCTGACAGGATCAAGCGAGAGAATTTTGTGCCAATGGAGTCGCTGCTGGTGGAGAGGACAGACAGTGCTGCCATGAGCACCACCATGAGCTGGCTGGCCAGTTACCTTGCTGATGTTGATCACTTGCCCAGTGCTGCACAGATCAG AAGTCTGTATAGTGAACCCCTGACCCCTTCTTCGAACACCAGCTTGAGCCCTGCAGGCTCACCAATCAGTGAAATAGCTTTTGAGAAACCCAGCCTTCCCTCGGCAGCAGACTGGTCTGAATTTCTGAGTGCATCCACCAGCGAGAAGGTAGAAAATGAGTTTGCACAGTTAACTCTGTCTGATCATGAGCAGAGAGAACTCTATGAAGCTGCCAAACTCGTCCAGACAGTATTCAGGAAATACAAG GGTCGTCCTCTCCGGGAACAGCaggaggtggctgctgctgttattcAGCGTTGCTACCGAAAGTACAAACAG CTTACTTGGATAGCCTTGAAG TATGCACTTTATAAAAAGATGACGCAAGCTGCCATTCTTATCCAGAGCAAATTCCGAAGTTACTACGAGCAGAAAAAGTTCCAGCAGAGCCGCCGGGCGGCGCTGCTGATCCAGCAGTACTACCGCAGCTACAAGGAGTGCGGCAAGAGGAGGCAGAACCGCCGGGCAGCCACCATCGTGCAGCAGAAACTCAG AAGCAGTCTGCTTACCAAGAAGCAGGATCAAGCTGCTCGCAAGATTATGCGGTTTTTACGACGCTGCCGCCACAG
- the CAMTA1 gene encoding calmodulin-binding transcription activator 1 isoform X4, protein MILYNRKKVKYRKDGYCWKKRKDGKTTREDHMKLKVQGVECLYGCYVHSSIIPTFHRRCYWLLQNPDIVLVHYLNVPAIEDCGKPCGPILCSINTDKKEWAKWTKEELIGQLKPMFHGIKWTCSNGNSSSGFSVEQLVQQILDSHQTKPQPRTHNCLCTGTLGAGSSVHHKCNSAKHRIISPKVEPRTGGYSTHSEVQNNDVSEGKNEHSHGKASSREKRNGKVAKPVLLHQNSTEVSSTNQVEVPDTTQNSPVSISSGLNSDPDMADSPAVTGVSSMAVASVMGSLSQSATVFMSEVTSEAVYTMSPTSGPNQHLLSSDAAAQGLVLAVSSDGHKFAFPTTGSSESLSMLPSTVSEELVLSTTLEGNRKIPETTMNFDPDCFLNNPKQGQTYGGGGMKSDSINTNIRQSPTTERSFNFNTTLTKEIKTEDTSFEQQMSKEAFSSTSASNTLTLSTGSGLLPSGGGLSPSTTLEQMDFSAIDSNKDYSSSFNQTVQSPHVHQTPSPSFFLQDASKPLPLEQNTHNNLNDTGSSFVNTLGISNVKTESSSQTTSNCNGTVETRIESTSSLQLMQFQANFQAMTAEAEVPMETSQQAEGNENLLKSGDLQACNTEHYLQPEANGGIRNGNNLPILQGNMVQGLYPVAHPSLNNSSNMELNLDHFDISFSNQFSDLINDFISVEGGSNALYGHQLVSGDSAGLSQPEDSNRATYNQAEMCIPCCSPQQANMQLSSTENGASTMAYMHVAEVVSAAAAQGTLGLLQQSGRLFMVTDYSPEWSYPEGGVKVLITGPWQEASNNYSCLFDQISVPASLIQPGVLRCYCPAHDTGLVTLQVAFNNQIISNSVVFEYKARALPTLPSSQHDWLSLDDNQFRMSILERLEQMERRMAEMTGSQQHKQGVGGGSNGNGNSGTQVQCVSGTGTLGSCFESRVVVVCEKMMSRACWAKSKHLIHSKTFRGMTLLHLAAAQGYATLIQTLIKWRTKHADSIDLELEVDPLNVDHFSCTPLMWACALGHMDAAVVLYKWDRRAISIPDSLGRLPLAIARSRGHVKLAECLEQLQRDEQTQLGQNPRIQCPSSTDSNTESWVSQWHSELVASQEPQKGVTVISSTNTELRRPRSEPSSYYSSETQKDYPAPKKHKLSPEYFQARQEKLLSTALSLEQPSIRKQNSSSKQSSTETISPSEGLRDYGRELSQHIPEVPGYRGSGSQAGIKWNPKDIYIGVSAVQVAGSQKGTALGKEAVAHRLRQREQMNVLMMADREMVDAELLSYRDSAGDEDCLHHMDELQVNMMTLAEHIIEATPDRIKRENFVPMESLLVERTDSAAMSTTMSWLASYLADVDHLPSAAQIRSLYSEPLTPSSNTSLSPAGSPISEIAFEKPSLPSAADWSEFLSASTSEKVENEFAQLTLSDHEQRELYEAAKLVQTVFRKYKGRPLREQQEVAAAVIQRCYRKYKQLTWIALKYALYKKMTQAAILIQSKFRSYYEQKKFQQSRRAALLIQQYYRSYKECGKRRQNRRAATIVQQKLRVKELKKAKELEDTQQHPVAM, encoded by the exons TTCATGGCATCAAGTGGACATGCAGCAATGGCAACAGCAGTTCAGGGTTCTCAGTGGAGCAGCTCGTGCAGCAGATCCTCGACAGCCACCAGACCAAGCCCCAGCCTCGAACACACAACTGTCTCTGCACTGGTACCTTGG GGGCAGGAAGCAGTGTGCATCACAAGTGTAACAGTGCCAAACACCGCATCATATCACCAAAGGTTGAACCAAGGACAGGTGGGTACAGCACTCATTCAGAGGTACAAAATAATGATGTCTCTGAAGGCAAGAACGAGCACAGCCATGGCAAGGCCTCCAGCCGAGAGAAGAGGAACGGCAAAGTGGCAAAACCAGTGTTGCTCCATCAAAACAGCACTGAGGTTTCTTCTACCAACCAGGTGGAGGTCCCTGACACAACCCAGAATTCTCCTGTGTCCATCAGCAGTGGGTTAAACAGCGACCCAGATATGGCAGATAGCCCAGCTGTCACTGGTGTGTCCAGTATGGCTGTAGCATCAGTTATGGGAAGTTTGTCACAAAGTGCCACCGTATTTATGTCAGAAGTCACCAGTGAAGCTGTGTACACGATGTCACCCACATCTGGCCCAAATCAGCACCTTCTGTCCTCAGATGCAGCTGCACAAGGACTGGTACTTGCTGTGAGTTCAGATGGACACAAGTTTGCTTTTCCAACAACTGGCAGTTCAGAGAGCTTGTCTATGCTACCCAGCACTGTCTCTGAGGAACTTGTGCTCTCCACAACTCTAGAAGGAAATAGGAAAATTCCAGAAACCACCATGAATTTTGACCCAGACTGTTTTCTTAACAATCCCAAGCAAGGGCAGACTTATGGTGGAGGAGGTATGAAAAGTGACAGCATCAATACCAACATAAGGCAGTCACCCACAACAGAACGTAGCTTCAACTTCAATACAACCctcacaaaagaaattaaaactgagGACACATCTTTCGAACAACAGATGTCCAAAGAAGCATTTTCCTCCACTTCTGCATCTAACACTCTCACACTCAGTACTGGTTCAGGTTTACTTCCATCTGGAGGAGGTCTGAGCCCAAGTACCACCCTGGAGCAGATGGACTTCAGTGCCATTGACTCCAACAAGGACTATTCTTCCAGCTTCAATCAGACCGTCCAGAGCCCTCACGTCCATCAGACCCCTTCCCCCAGCTTCTTTCTGCAGGATGCCAGCAAACCTCTTCCCCTTGAACAAAACACTCACAACAATTTGAATGACACAGGTAGCTCATTTGTGAACACGTTAGGAATCTCCAATGTGAAAACAGAGTCCTCGTCCCAAACCACGTCCAACTGTAACGGCACAGTGGAAACCAGAATAGAGTCCACCTCTTCTCTCCAGCTCATGCAGTTCCAAGCAAACTTCCAGGCTATGACTGCAGAAGCTGAAGTTCCCATGGAGACCTCCCAGCaggcagaaggaaatgaaaatctACTTAAATCAGGGGATCTTCAAGCCTGCAACACAGAACACTACTTGCAGCCTGAGGCCAACGGGGGTATCAGGAATGGAAACAACCTCCCTATTCTCCAAGGAAACATGGTACAAGGACTCTATCCTGTGGCCCATCCTAGCTTAAATAACTCCTCCAACATGGAGCTTAACTTAGACCACTTTGACATCTCCTTCAGCAACCAGTTTTCTGATCTAATTAACGATTTCATATCGGTAGAAGGTGGGAGCAATGCTCTGTATGGACACCAGCTGGTGTCAGGTGACAGTGCTGGACTGTCTCAGCCTGAAGACAGTAACAGAGCGACGTACAACCAGGCCGAGATGTGCATTCCTTGCTGCAGCCCTCAGCAAGCCAACATGCAGCTGAGCAGCACGGAGAACGGAGCCAGCACCATGGCATACATGCACGTGGCTGAGGTGGTCTcggcagctgcagcacaaggcactttggggctgctgcagcagagtggGCGCTTGTTCATGGTGACAGATTATTCACCAGAATGGTCTTACCCTGAG GGAGGAGTAAAAGTCCTGATTACCGGCCCGTGGCAGGAAGCCAGCAATAATTACAGCTGTCTGTTTGATCAGATCTCAGTGCCTGCATCTTTAATTCAGCCAGGGGTACTGCGCTGCTACTGCCCAG CTCATGACACTGGGCTTGTGACTTTGCAAGTTGCCTTCAACAATCAGATCATCTCCAATTCTGTGGTATTTGAATATAAAGCCAGAGCTCTGCCAACCCTGCCTTCCTCCCAGCATGACTGGCTGTCCTTGGACG ATAACCAGTTCAGGATGTCCATACTGGAGCGACTGGAGCAGATGGAGAGGAGAATGGCTGAAATGACAGGCTCCCAGCAACACAAACAAGGAGTAGGAGGCGGGAgcaatgggaatgggaacagtgGAACACAGGTGCAG TGCGTTTCTGGGACTGGGACCCTGGGCAGCTGCTTTGAGAGCCGTGTGGTGGTGGTGTGTGAGAAGATGATGAGTCGTGCGTGCTGGGCGAAGTCCAAACACTTGATCCACTCAAAGACTTTCCGAGGAATGACCCTGCTCCatctggctgctgcccagggctaTGCTACTCTCATCCAGACCCTCATCAAGTGGCG CACCAAACATGCAGACAGCATTGATCTGGAGCTGGAAGTTGACCCTTTGAATGTGGATCATTTCTCCTGCACTCCTCTG atgTGGGCCTGTGCCCTGGGCCACATGGATGCAGCTGTTGTGCTGTACAAGTGGGACCGCCGAGCCATCTCCATCCCGGACTCCCTCGGGAGGCTGCCCCTGGCCATCGCTCGCTCTCGGGGCCACGTCAAGTTGGCAGAGTGCTTGGAGCAGCTACAGCGAGATGAGCAAACTCAGCTTGGGCAAAACCCCAGGATTCAGTGCCCCTCGAGCACAGACTCCAACACAGAGAGCTGggtgtcccagtggcacagtgAGCTTGTTGCCTCTCAGGAGCCTCAGAAGGGAGTCACAGTGATTTCCAGTACAAACACAG AGCTGAGGCGGCCAAGATCAGAACCTTCCAGCTATTACAGTAGTGAGACTCAGAAAGATTACCCTGCACCCAAAAAGCATAAGCTGAGCCCTGAGTATTTTCAAGCCCGGCAAGAGAAGCTGCTTTCCACTGCACTGAGCCTGGAACAGCCAAGCATTAGGAAGCAGAACTCCAGCTCCAAGCAATCCTCCACTGAGACAATCAGCCCCAGTGAAGGGCTGAGGGACTATGGCCGGGAGctctcccagcacatcccagaagTTCCTGGGTACCGGGGCTCTGGCAGCCAAGCAGGCATCAAATGGAACCCAAAAGACATTTATATTGGTGTGTCTGCAGTGCAGGTGGCAGGGAGCCAGaagggcactgccctggggaaggaggCTGTGGCCCATCGGCTCCGCCAGCGGGAGCAGATGAATGTGTTGATGATGGCCGACAGGGAGATGGTGGATGCAGAACTCTTGTCCTACAGGGACAGCGCAGGGGATGAGGACTGTTTACACCACATGGATGAACTGCAG GTGAACATGATGACACTTGCAGAGCACATTATTGAAGCTACGCCTGACAGGATCAAGCGAGAGAATTTTGTGCCAATGGAGTCGCTGCTGGTGGAGAGGACAGACAGTGCTGCCATGAGCACCACCATGAGCTGGCTGGCCAGTTACCTTGCTGATGTTGATCACTTGCCCAGTGCTGCACAGATCAG AAGTCTGTATAGTGAACCCCTGACCCCTTCTTCGAACACCAGCTTGAGCCCTGCAGGCTCACCAATCAGTGAAATAGCTTTTGAGAAACCCAGCCTTCCCTCGGCAGCAGACTGGTCTGAATTTCTGAGTGCATCCACCAGCGAGAAGGTAGAAAATGAGTTTGCACAGTTAACTCTGTCTGATCATGAGCAGAGAGAACTCTATGAAGCTGCCAAACTCGTCCAGACAGTATTCAGGAAATACAAG GGTCGTCCTCTCCGGGAACAGCaggaggtggctgctgctgttattcAGCGTTGCTACCGAAAGTACAAACAG CTTACTTGGATAGCCTTGAAG TATGCACTTTATAAAAAGATGACGCAAGCTGCCATTCTTATCCAGAGCAAATTCCGAAGTTACTACGAGCAGAAAAAGTTCCAGCAGAGCCGCCGGGCGGCGCTGCTGATCCAGCAGTACTACCGCAGCTACAAGGAGTGCGGCAAGAGGAGGCAGAACCGCCGGGCAGCCACCATCGTGCAGCAGAAACTCAG